In the Sulfobacillus thermosulfidooxidans DSM 9293 genome, TGATCGTCGTCATCACCTTAACCGCACTCAGTTTTTATTCGGTGCCAGTTTATGATCTGACCGGAACATGGCGTCTTGTTAATGCTGTCATGCTTCTTGCCAGCGCCATGCTAGGCTTATATGGCATCATATGGGTCACCATGGTGGTCATGGGTTTTCTTACAGACTTGACATCGTTTGGCACCCCTTATTTTGTTCCCTTTGCCCCTTTTCGGTTGACAGACTGGCGCGATCTTTTTATTCGACAGCCGTGGACGCGCTTTCGCCATCGTCTCACCACCGCCCGCCCAAGAGACATCCGAACCATGGGCCACTCCCATAATGTGCCCCCACCCCATTTAAAGAAAGGACGATCCTAAATGGCCTGGCGGCATTTTAAACCATGGATTATCTTACTCCTTCTCCCCCTTATCACGGGGTGCTGGGATCAACGACCTATCGAGCAAGAAGCGATTGTCGTTGGCATGGGAGTGACACGTCATCATCAGTGGACGATGGTTTTTCCCAATGTCGCGGTCAGCGTCGGTAGTCTCACCGGCATCCCACCGAGCCAGCAGTTTTATGCCGTTACGGTGAAAGCCAAAACATGGCCCCAAGCATTAGAAGAAGCGCAAGCCGCTATCGATCGCAATATTTCCTTTGGGGAACTTCAGGTATTAGCATTGGATCGCCATCTGCCGACCTCCTCTGTCGCCGAAATTGTTGATGCATTAAATGCCATGGGTCCCATTCCCGCGACGTTTTGGTTGATAGCCGCACAAAGGGGTCCCTCGAGCCTTCTCACACGGAGTTCTCCTCAAACTATCGTTCCCTATTATTACTTGTCGACTTATTTTGATTGCACCAATTGTCATGCCATCAACTTGGATCAACGTGAATGGCAATGGTGGGCTCAGTCCGAAACGCCGGGTATATCACCGTATATGCCTCTTGTCGTGCCCATTTCCGGAGGAATAACGGTTCGTCAAATTCTTGTTTATCCTCCCCAAGGTTCTCCTCAGTTAATGCCTGTCCCGGCCACGACAGGGTTTGCCTATCTCACTGGTCGCGTACTTCACTCCGTACTGACCGTACCCGTTGACTCTTATAAGTTTGTGCTCGGCAAAGTAGGGGAATCCGTAAAGGTCCATGCCCACTTCGTTTCTCAAGCCGTGTCTGTGCGAGTGACAATTCATGCGCATGGCATCATTAT is a window encoding:
- a CDS encoding Ger(x)C family spore germination C-terminal domain-containing protein produces the protein MAWRHFKPWIILLLLPLITGCWDQRPIEQEAIVVGMGVTRHHQWTMVFPNVAVSVGSLTGIPPSQQFYAVTVKAKTWPQALEEAQAAIDRNISFGELQVLALDRHLPTSSVAEIVDALNAMGPIPATFWLIAAQRGPSSLLTRSSPQTIVPYYYLSTYFDCTNCHAINLDQREWQWWAQSETPGISPYMPLVVPISGGITVRQILVYPPQGSPQLMPVPATTGFAYLTGRVLHSVLTVPVDSYKFVLGKVGESVKVHAHFVSQAVSVRVTIHAHGIIMSTPPGVVVTRHMEEVASEKAAQVIAAYALSAIRWANKTHTDPFGFAKSAAWAHPILAAQFSPEKLTQLPIRAQVTVKFQVLGEGVSR